One window from the genome of Rhodococcus sp. ABRD24 encodes:
- a CDS encoding VOC family protein codes for MDSRLNPYINFDGSAREAMEFYKSVFGGTLTLTTFGDMGAPGEEGSDKIMHSMLETDSGFTIMGADTPPGMEFTPGTNMTVSLSGDNDAELRGYWAAISESGTVQVPLEKQMWGDEFGACQDRFGVPWLVNISQTQG; via the coding sequence GTGGACTCTCGTCTCAACCCCTACATCAACTTCGACGGCAGCGCACGCGAGGCCATGGAGTTCTACAAAAGCGTGTTCGGCGGCACCCTCACCCTAACTACCTTCGGCGATATGGGTGCCCCCGGCGAGGAGGGTTCCGACAAGATCATGCACAGCATGCTCGAAACCGACAGTGGTTTCACGATCATGGGGGCTGACACCCCGCCCGGTATGGAGTTCACACCCGGCACCAATATGACGGTGAGCCTCAGCGGCGACAACGATGCCGAGCTGCGGGGGTATTGGGCGGCGATCTCGGAGTCCGGGACCGTCCAGGTGCCCCTCGAGAAGCAGATGTGGGGCGACGAGTTCGGGGCGTGCCAGGACCGGTTCGGAGTCCCGTGGCTGGTCAATATCTCCCAGACGCAGGGCTGA
- a CDS encoding polyprenol monophosphomannose synthase: MDSSSPKTTVVVPTYNERDNLPRIVERLAALEVPNLHLLVVDDNSPDGTGEVADKLAIDGPIPIGVLHRTEKDGLGRAYVAGMSRALAEGADIVVQMDADLSHPCETVPVMIRTLETTDAAVVLGSRYVPGGAVASDWPWHRKALSAWANFYVNAILRLGVKDATAGFKAWRASTLDAIDVASVQCNGYAFQVEMNYRTTSRGMKIAEVPIRFEERTEGVSKMSLGVQLESALVPWKLRFGKHAK; this comes from the coding sequence ATGGACAGCAGCTCACCGAAGACGACCGTGGTTGTACCGACGTACAATGAGCGCGACAATCTCCCCAGGATCGTCGAGCGACTGGCCGCGTTGGAGGTCCCGAACCTGCATCTGCTGGTGGTCGACGACAACTCCCCCGACGGCACCGGCGAGGTCGCCGACAAGCTTGCGATCGACGGGCCGATCCCGATCGGTGTCCTGCACCGGACCGAGAAGGACGGGCTGGGGCGCGCCTACGTGGCCGGCATGAGCCGCGCCCTCGCCGAGGGCGCGGACATCGTCGTCCAGATGGATGCGGACCTGTCACACCCATGCGAGACCGTTCCGGTGATGATCCGAACCCTGGAGACCACCGATGCGGCCGTCGTGCTCGGATCCCGATACGTGCCCGGCGGCGCTGTCGCGAGCGACTGGCCGTGGCATCGCAAAGCGCTGTCGGCGTGGGCCAACTTCTACGTCAACGCAATCCTGCGACTCGGCGTCAAGGACGCGACCGCCGGGTTCAAGGCGTGGCGTGCGAGCACGCTCGATGCCATCGACGTCGCGTCTGTGCAGTGCAACGGATACGCCTTCCAGGTGGAGATGAACTATCGCACCACCAGCCGCGGCATGAAGATCGCGGAGGTGCCGATCCGGTTCGAGGAGCGCACCGAAGGTGTCTCCAAGATGAGTCTGGGGGTCCAGCTCGAATCAGCACTCGTGCCGTGGAAGCTACGATTCGGCAAGCACGCCAAGTAG
- a CDS encoding GNAT family N-acetyltransferase — protein sequence MTLHDTISVRPATDNDWPALELLDSVAFAYHPVDADRTLTRALTRTEDVVVATDAGTPIGLALDLPMDLTVPGGTQVPVRGVTWVSVAPTHRRRGVLRALFAQIHNNIGRTGVPLAMLTASDAGIYGRFGYGPATVSTSVTIDRRFARFRDDAPDPGGVVLTDQATAVTRLPEIYERWRLITPGAQNRPQPQWDYTFADPEEHRDGKSGLHYLIHPDGYATFRYRSADDGMVAVVAELVAVTDAAHTALWRTLCGLDLTQRIEATQHPDDPLRLMLTDYRLPRTTRRSDDLWVRIMDVPAALGARTYALDGDIVLAVRDPYLDAGGTFALTVRDGHAECRRTDATAHVTLDLDALGSLYLGAHRARTLAAAHRIEAASDRDLALVDMMFAADRPAVLGYGF from the coding sequence ATGACCCTGCACGACACGATTTCCGTCCGGCCGGCCACCGACAACGATTGGCCGGCGCTCGAACTGCTCGACTCGGTGGCGTTCGCCTATCACCCAGTAGATGCCGACCGCACCCTCACCCGCGCGCTGACGCGGACCGAAGACGTCGTCGTCGCCACCGACGCCGGAACACCGATCGGCCTGGCGTTGGATCTGCCGATGGACCTGACGGTGCCCGGCGGTACGCAGGTGCCCGTTCGCGGCGTCACGTGGGTATCGGTGGCCCCGACGCACCGCCGCCGCGGGGTGCTGCGGGCTCTCTTCGCCCAGATACACAACAACATCGGCCGTACCGGCGTCCCGCTGGCCATGCTCACGGCGAGCGATGCCGGGATCTACGGCCGCTTCGGGTACGGACCGGCGACGGTGAGCACAAGCGTCACGATCGACCGCCGTTTCGCCCGCTTCCGCGACGACGCACCCGACCCGGGCGGCGTCGTGCTGACCGACCAGGCCACCGCCGTGACCCGTCTACCGGAGATCTACGAACGCTGGCGACTGATCACCCCGGGCGCGCAGAACCGCCCGCAGCCGCAGTGGGACTACACGTTCGCCGATCCCGAAGAGCACCGCGACGGCAAGTCCGGTCTGCACTACCTCATCCATCCGGATGGCTACGCGACGTTCCGGTATCGCAGCGCCGACGACGGCATGGTGGCCGTAGTCGCGGAGCTCGTCGCGGTCACCGATGCGGCGCACACCGCGCTGTGGCGGACCCTGTGCGGGCTGGACCTGACGCAACGAATCGAGGCGACCCAGCACCCGGACGACCCGCTGCGGCTCATGCTCACCGACTATCGGCTGCCCCGCACGACCCGCCGGTCGGACGACCTGTGGGTTCGCATCATGGACGTGCCAGCCGCGCTCGGAGCGCGCACGTACGCGCTCGACGGGGACATCGTTCTCGCGGTTCGGGACCCGTACCTCGACGCCGGCGGCACATTCGCGCTCACCGTCCGCGACGGCCACGCCGAGTGCCGGCGAACCGACGCCACCGCGCACGTCACACTCGACCTGGACGCGCTGGGCAGCCTGTATCTGGGCGCGCACCGGGCGCGGACGCTGGCCGCCGCACACCGGATCGAAGCGGCGTCGGACCGCGATCTCGCGCTGGTCGACATGATGTTCGCTGCCGATCGTCCCGCCGTGCTCGGGTACGGATTCTGA
- a CDS encoding MarR family transcriptional regulator: MTDAQCEGGEGREVPANVDDLDFLSFVDFAVLETTRAMPEVDPVSMKLVLELTRVASALVYDLESTVHRPGGWSWPGFRVLFVLWLAGPSEAKRVAKLSGMSRAAVSALVNTLERDGYVARRRSEVDRRAVQLSLTEAGRDAIMTTYADHNRREQVWANALTKSERTVLIGLLEKLATASSVEIHTRD, encoded by the coding sequence ATGACCGACGCGCAATGTGAGGGCGGCGAGGGCCGCGAAGTCCCGGCGAATGTGGACGACCTGGACTTTCTGTCCTTCGTCGACTTCGCGGTGCTCGAGACGACGCGGGCGATGCCCGAGGTCGACCCCGTCTCCATGAAACTGGTTCTCGAGCTGACCCGAGTGGCCAGCGCGCTGGTCTACGACCTCGAGTCCACCGTCCATCGCCCCGGCGGCTGGAGCTGGCCGGGCTTCCGAGTGCTCTTCGTGTTGTGGCTGGCCGGGCCGAGCGAGGCGAAGCGTGTGGCGAAGCTGTCGGGCATGAGCCGGGCGGCAGTGTCCGCGTTGGTGAATACGCTCGAACGGGATGGATACGTTGCGCGGCGACGCTCCGAGGTGGACCGTCGAGCGGTGCAGCTGAGCCTGACCGAAGCCGGCCGGGACGCAATCATGACGACCTATGCCGACCACAACAGGCGTGAACAGGTGTGGGCGAACGCTCTGACCAAGTCCGAGCGAACGGTCCTCATCGGTTTGCTGGAGAAGCTCGCGACGGCGTCGTCGGTGGAGATTCACACTCGAGACTGA
- a CDS encoding MBL fold metallo-hydrolase — protein MSALSFASSADLGEKEQTLEILANGVYALTAEGDPNLGAIEGEDFLVCFEALATPVAAQDWLAKLRQHTDKPVRYLVLSHYHAVRVLGASAFDAEIIVAHENTHKLIAERGQEDWASEFGRMPRLAKGAESVPGLTWPTMTFSDRLTIDLGGDRGELILQHLGRGHTEGDIVAWLPQQKILFAGDLVEAQAALYTGDAFHRDWATGTLDGVKALGAEALIGGRGAVSRGRDEVDAAIEQTRRFLNVMLAEVGAVQQRGGTLKEAFEATHAALFEQYGHWPIFEHCLPFDVSRVWDELSGIERPIIWTAERDREVWAQLQG, from the coding sequence GTGTCAGCACTGTCCTTCGCGTCCTCCGCCGACCTCGGCGAGAAGGAGCAGACCCTCGAGATTCTCGCCAACGGCGTTTACGCACTCACTGCGGAAGGTGACCCCAACCTGGGCGCGATCGAGGGCGAGGACTTCCTCGTCTGCTTCGAGGCGCTCGCGACACCGGTTGCAGCGCAGGACTGGCTGGCGAAACTGCGCCAGCACACCGACAAGCCCGTGCGCTACCTCGTGCTTTCGCACTACCACGCCGTCCGGGTCCTGGGCGCGTCCGCGTTCGACGCCGAGATCATCGTCGCTCACGAGAACACCCACAAGCTGATCGCCGAACGCGGCCAGGAGGATTGGGCGTCCGAGTTCGGTCGCATGCCGCGCCTGGCAAAGGGCGCCGAGTCGGTTCCGGGGCTGACATGGCCGACCATGACGTTCTCGGACCGTCTCACCATCGATCTGGGCGGCGACCGCGGCGAACTGATCCTCCAGCACCTCGGCCGCGGACATACCGAGGGCGATATCGTGGCGTGGCTGCCGCAGCAGAAGATCCTCTTCGCCGGCGACCTCGTCGAGGCACAGGCCGCGCTCTACACCGGCGACGCTTTCCACCGGGACTGGGCCACAGGCACTCTCGACGGAGTGAAGGCCCTCGGTGCCGAGGCCCTGATCGGCGGCCGCGGTGCCGTGAGCCGCGGACGGGACGAGGTGGACGCCGCGATCGAACAGACCCGGCGCTTCCTCAACGTCATGCTCGCCGAGGTGGGGGCCGTGCAGCAGCGCGGCGGCACGCTCAAGGAAGCGTTCGAGGCCACGCACGCCGCACTGTTCGAGCAGTACGGGCACTGGCCGATCTTCGAACACTGCTTGCCCTTCGACGTCTCGCGGGTATGGGACGAACTGTCCGGCATCGAACGCCCCATCATCTGGACCGCCGAGCGCGACCGCGAGGTCTGGGCACAACTGCAGGGCTGA
- a CDS encoding FAD-dependent monooxygenase gives MSVNHIRTGTVAVVGNGPVGQTTALLLARWGVRVVLLDGRAERDPIGSKAICQQRDVLEVWAAIGVGEQIAAEGVTWDTARTFHRGHELFSQQFVDHGQSPFPPFVNVSQARTEELLDGAIARQPLIDVRWGHAVEDIEQDGSEVRLGCATEAGSVTVAADYAVLASGSRSDELRRQLGIGFPGRSFDDKFLICDIQADIPGWADERRFYFDPEWNPGRQVLIHPCPDSTFRIDWQVPGDYDLDEEAESGALDARIRQIIGDTPYRIVWKSLYRFHARLTDRMRVGRVLLAGDCAHIVSPFGARGLNSGVGDAENAAWKLAFVLRGWAGPSLLDTYDLERRAAASENLAVTSATMDFLVPRTDAQHARRAAVLEAAIADPEARADVDSGRLAEPFWYVDSPLTTPDPTRPFAGRPARGVAPEPVPGVLVPDVPVSVRGQSCARLREIARHGVLLLYGTEIDPTEIRESALTATHAPIRIHALADVDTTGLLTAAMKAAANEVWIVRPDAHIAAVVDGRNQPALVTALRRAVGAEVMAGERQDGSLTA, from the coding sequence ATGAGCGTCAACCACATTCGCACCGGCACCGTGGCAGTAGTCGGCAATGGTCCGGTAGGCCAGACCACGGCACTGCTGCTCGCCCGCTGGGGCGTCCGCGTCGTCCTGCTCGACGGTCGGGCCGAACGGGACCCGATCGGCTCCAAGGCCATCTGCCAGCAGCGCGACGTGCTCGAGGTGTGGGCCGCAATCGGCGTCGGCGAGCAGATCGCAGCGGAGGGGGTCACGTGGGACACCGCGCGCACGTTCCACCGTGGACACGAACTGTTCTCGCAGCAGTTCGTCGATCACGGGCAGTCGCCGTTCCCGCCCTTTGTCAACGTCTCACAGGCCCGCACCGAGGAACTGCTCGACGGCGCCATCGCGCGGCAACCGCTCATCGACGTCCGCTGGGGCCATGCGGTCGAGGACATCGAGCAGGACGGATCCGAGGTCCGACTCGGGTGCGCCACCGAGGCGGGATCGGTAACGGTTGCCGCCGATTATGCGGTGCTCGCCAGCGGATCCCGCAGTGACGAACTGCGCCGTCAGCTCGGGATCGGGTTCCCCGGCCGGTCGTTCGACGACAAGTTCCTCATCTGTGACATCCAGGCCGACATTCCAGGCTGGGCCGACGAGCGCCGCTTCTACTTCGACCCGGAGTGGAACCCGGGTCGGCAGGTGCTGATCCATCCCTGCCCGGACTCGACCTTCCGGATCGACTGGCAGGTCCCCGGCGATTACGACCTCGACGAGGAGGCAGAGAGTGGCGCACTGGACGCGCGGATCCGGCAGATCATCGGCGACACGCCCTACCGAATCGTATGGAAGTCGTTGTACCGCTTCCATGCCCGTCTCACCGACCGCATGCGGGTGGGCAGGGTGCTGCTTGCCGGGGACTGCGCGCACATCGTGTCGCCGTTCGGTGCGCGTGGACTGAACTCGGGTGTCGGCGACGCCGAGAACGCCGCCTGGAAGCTGGCGTTCGTGCTGCGCGGCTGGGCCGGCCCATCGCTGCTCGACACCTACGATCTCGAACGTCGCGCCGCGGCCTCCGAGAACCTCGCGGTCACGTCCGCGACGATGGACTTCCTGGTGCCCCGGACTGATGCACAGCACGCCCGTCGCGCCGCCGTTCTCGAGGCCGCGATCGCCGATCCCGAGGCGCGGGCGGACGTCGACTCCGGCCGGCTCGCCGAACCGTTCTGGTACGTCGATTCACCGCTGACGACGCCGGACCCGACCCGACCCTTCGCCGGACGCCCCGCTCGCGGCGTCGCACCCGAGCCCGTTCCGGGCGTGCTCGTGCCTGATGTTCCGGTGTCGGTCCGTGGCCAGAGTTGCGCGCGTCTGCGGGAGATCGCCCGGCACGGCGTCCTGCTGCTGTACGGCACCGAGATCGATCCGACGGAAATTCGCGAGAGCGCGCTCACCGCCACCCACGCCCCCATCCGGATACACGCCCTGGCCGATGTCGACACCACCGGACTGCTCACTGCTGCAATGAAAGCAGCGGCGAACGAGGTATGGATCGTACGCCCCGACGCCCATATCGCCGCGGTCGTCGACGGCCGCAACCAACCCGCCCTGGTAACGGCGCTACGCCGTGCCGTGGGCGCCGAGGTGATGGCTGGTGAGCGACAGGACGGCTCTCTCACCGCCTGA
- a CDS encoding LysR family transcriptional regulator — protein sequence MNVELRHMRALVAVIDAGTFTAAAERLNITQPALTRTIQQLEATLGTRLLERTSRSMTPTEDGRAFAERIRHVLGDLDAAVASAQANRTVRLGFSWLLPDPWAHDTIAACEERSGARVLLQRCDDPQTALRDGVIDAAVMRGEVPGGVLAVHHLFSEPRVAAVSARSLLAERDTITWAELGTYPLVVNTLTGTTRAESWTEPDPGREIVTCTNFDEWLELIATDRGVGAVPIAARRRVHHHNVRFVDIEDAAPTAVSLVYIASRVTPLVRVLRDCALAEAHRLRR from the coding sequence ATGAATGTCGAGCTGCGACATATGCGGGCGTTGGTCGCGGTGATCGATGCCGGCACCTTCACGGCCGCCGCTGAGCGGCTGAACATCACACAACCCGCGTTGACGCGAACGATCCAGCAACTCGAAGCCACCCTCGGAACCCGTCTGTTGGAGCGGACCTCGCGGTCGATGACACCGACCGAGGACGGGCGGGCGTTCGCGGAACGCATCCGCCACGTCCTCGGCGATCTGGATGCCGCGGTCGCATCCGCGCAGGCCAATCGGACGGTGCGACTCGGATTCAGCTGGCTGCTTCCGGACCCATGGGCGCACGACACGATCGCCGCGTGCGAGGAACGCTCTGGCGCGAGAGTGTTGCTGCAGCGATGCGACGATCCGCAGACTGCACTGCGCGACGGTGTCATCGATGCCGCGGTGATGCGTGGCGAGGTTCCCGGTGGGGTGCTGGCGGTACACCATCTGTTCTCGGAGCCACGTGTCGCCGCGGTCAGCGCCCGGTCACTCCTAGCGGAGCGGGACACGATCACGTGGGCCGAGTTGGGAACGTATCCACTCGTCGTCAACACCCTGACCGGGACGACCCGTGCCGAGTCCTGGACGGAACCGGACCCCGGCCGAGAGATTGTGACCTGCACCAACTTCGACGAGTGGCTGGAACTGATCGCGACCGACCGCGGCGTCGGGGCCGTGCCGATCGCCGCGCGGCGTCGGGTGCACCATCACAATGTCCGCTTCGTCGATATCGAGGACGCCGCACCGACTGCGGTGAGCCTCGTCTACATCGCATCCCGTGTGACTCCGCTGGTGCGGGTCCTGCGGGACTGCGCGCTAGCCGAGGCTCACCGTCTCAGGCGGTGA